In Candidatus Woesearchaeota archaeon, a single window of DNA contains:
- a CDS encoding endonuclease V, with product MPAIFAMPQSATMDINKLKEEQTRLSKKIVLKDEFEKIEKIAGCDIAQRGDELIAAIVVCEYKTLNVLEKQCVIKTATMPYIPEFLGFRECPALIECYSKLTTEPDIFIFDGNGILHPRRFGAASQFGLSIDKPTIGVAKSLLCGELRGDDIFIDNEKAAFELKTKKFSKPIYISPGHNITLKTAVEIVKNLMKLPHKLPEPLHLAHRYAEKMKEKKM from the coding sequence ATGCCAGCAATTTTTGCCATGCCCCAGAGCGCGACTATGGATATAAACAAGTTAAAAGAGGAGCAGACAAGGCTTTCTAAAAAGATTGTTCTGAAGGATGAATTTGAGAAAATAGAGAAAATTGCCGGCTGCGATATAGCGCAGAGAGGTGATGAGCTTATTGCGGCGATTGTTGTATGCGAGTATAAAACATTGAATGTGCTGGAAAAGCAATGTGTGATTAAAACTGCAACGATGCCATATATTCCTGAATTTCTTGGCTTCAGGGAATGCCCTGCTCTGATCGAGTGCTACAGCAAATTAACAACTGAACCGGATATTTTTATTTTTGACGGGAATGGAATTCTTCATCCGAGAAGATTTGGTGCGGCATCCCAGTTCGGGCTTTCAATTGATAAGCCGACAATAGGGGTTGCTAAATCGCTGCTTTGCGGCGAATTAAGGGGAGATGATATCTTTATTGATAACGAAAAAGCTGCCTTTGAATTAAAAACAAAGAAATTCTCAAAGCCAATATATATAAGCCCCGGCCATAATATAACATTGAAGACAGCTGTGGAGATCGTAAAGAATCTTATGAAGCTGCCGCACAAGCTGCCGGAGCCATTGCATCTGGCGCACAGGTATGCTGAAAAGATGAAAGAAAAGAAAATGTAA